The Spirosoma radiotolerans genome has a window encoding:
- a CDS encoding rhomboid family intramembrane serine protease, whose product MFSLTPVVRVLLIINVLVFFVTNESVIQLFGLHSFLSDKFNPIQLLTHMFLHGGFNHIFSNMIGLIVFGPMLERYWGPKRFTFFYFFTGLGAALLFSGVNYFEMHDVYETVQTYRANPGYESFLSFVDQHAGSYYDGLAPFIEKFRVYPTDSNNIQDSVTIINRIFTNQVDEPMVGASGAIFGVIMGFGLLFPNTQLFLLFPPIPVKAKYLVIFYGALEIYSGVYRAQADNVAHFAHIGGMLFAFILVKYWGSQRKTFY is encoded by the coding sequence ATGTTTTCACTTACTCCGGTAGTTCGCGTTCTGTTAATAATAAACGTATTGGTTTTTTTTGTTACAAACGAGTCTGTAATTCAACTATTTGGATTACATTCGTTTCTGTCTGATAAATTCAATCCGATTCAGTTATTAACACATATGTTTCTGCATGGTGGCTTCAACCACATTTTCAGCAACATGATTGGCTTGATCGTGTTTGGCCCTATGCTGGAACGGTACTGGGGACCCAAGCGGTTTACGTTCTTTTACTTTTTTACGGGTTTAGGTGCGGCATTATTATTTTCCGGTGTAAACTATTTCGAGATGCACGACGTATATGAAACAGTTCAGACCTATCGGGCGAACCCTGGTTATGAGAGCTTCCTGTCGTTTGTGGATCAGCATGCAGGATCCTACTACGATGGACTGGCGCCATTTATTGAAAAATTCAGGGTCTATCCAACCGATAGTAACAACATTCAGGATAGCGTAACCATTATCAATCGGATCTTCACCAACCAAGTCGATGAACCAATGGTCGGGGCATCAGGCGCAATTTTTGGTGTGATTATGGGTTTCGGCTTATTGTTTCCGAACACTCAACTGTTTTTATTGTTTCCACCTATACCGGTGAAGGCCAAGTATCTCGTTATCTTTTACGGAGCCCTTGAAATTTACTCGGGAGTTTATCGGGCACAAGCTGACAACGTTGCTCATTTCGCCCATATCGGTGGCATGTTGTTTGCATTTATATTGGTGAAATACTGGGGTTCACAACGAAAAACGTTTTATTAG
- a CDS encoding rhomboid family intramembrane serine protease: MSGLFDDFRSEFNKPNNTLVQLILVNVVIFLVLLVTKVSLTMAQNSGYGFIMSQLLIPGDVNAFLHKPWTLFTYFFTHEEIFHILYNMLFLYWFGRLIDEYLGNRRLMGLYIMGGIAGGLLYLAMYTLVPFFQAQADTARMLGASAAAFSVAVGAATLLPNYTFHLLFFGPVRIKYIVFFFIILSVAQSAGTNAGGNLAHLGGAFMGFAYVKLLQNGTDLGRPIYWLADGWSNLLRPKPAVKVSYRQRSNANTQASTYASPSGSTASTASTPDQDEVDTILDKISRSGYESLTREEKQKLFRASQRN, encoded by the coding sequence ATGAGCGGGTTGTTCGATGATTTTCGGAGCGAATTCAATAAGCCCAACAACACGTTGGTGCAATTGATATTAGTCAATGTCGTCATATTTCTGGTTCTATTGGTGACCAAAGTCAGCTTGACAATGGCCCAGAATTCAGGATATGGCTTCATCATGTCACAATTATTGATTCCAGGTGATGTAAATGCGTTTTTGCACAAACCCTGGACGCTGTTTACGTATTTTTTCACGCATGAAGAGATCTTTCATATTCTCTACAACATGCTGTTTCTGTACTGGTTTGGCCGGCTAATTGACGAGTATCTCGGTAATCGTCGGCTTATGGGCCTGTACATTATGGGTGGGATAGCCGGTGGCCTTCTGTATCTGGCCATGTATACCCTGGTTCCTTTTTTTCAGGCCCAAGCCGATACCGCCCGGATGCTCGGCGCTTCCGCGGCTGCCTTCTCCGTAGCCGTTGGTGCTGCGACGCTATTACCAAACTATACGTTCCATTTGTTGTTCTTCGGTCCGGTACGTATTAAGTACATCGTTTTCTTTTTTATTATTCTGTCCGTTGCCCAATCAGCCGGGACCAACGCAGGTGGTAATCTGGCCCATTTAGGTGGCGCATTTATGGGATTTGCCTACGTCAAATTATTACAGAATGGCACTGACCTTGGGCGACCAATTTACTGGCTTGCTGATGGCTGGAGTAATTTGTTAAGGCCTAAACCAGCCGTCAAGGTGTCGTATCGGCAACGGAGCAACGCCAATACCCAAGCTAGTACATATGCATCGCCATCTGGATCTACCGCTTCGACGGCCTCGACGCCCGATCAGGATGAAGTCGATACCATTCTGGACAAAATTTCTCGATCTGGTTATGAAAGCCTTACTCGTGAAGAAAAACAGAAGCTTTTTCGGGCTAGCCAGCGGAATTAA